Below is a window of Dictyostelium discoideum AX4 chromosome 1 chromosome, whole genome shotgun sequence DNA.
TCGATGATAGTACAGTAAtcgattttttattatctacaGAGATTATGACACTATGTGTAAGAATCATGGAAACTGGTTCAGAGTTATCTAAAACAGTTGCAACATTTATCGTACAAAAGATATTATTGGATGATATGggtttaaattatatttgcGTTTCAAATGAAAGAATTATGGCTTTCTTATCGGTTTTGGCAAATAtgattcaacaattaattgatcaatCTTCACCaagattattaaaacatGTCATTAGATGTTATTTAAGATTAACTGATAATCCAAagtaagttttattattattattattattattattattattattattattattattattattattattattattattattattattattattattattattattattattattattattaatgtaaCACACACATTTATacacaattattaatattctaataattattattttttaaaaaaattagatcaAAAGAATCATTAAGACAATTTTTACCAGAATCATTAAAGAATGGTACATTTAATTCACATTTAAAGgatgaaaaagattttaCAACAAAAAGATGGTTAtctcaattattatttttgttgggTGATCCTTCACAAGCAAATGCTTTtaatccaaatttaaatccaTCAATTAATACTCCACCAAATTTATCTGCTCCACTAAGTAATATCAGTGCTGCAATCAATCAATCTCTTAgtagaaatttaaatatgCATAATTGATTAGTGTATCATTAATCAaacctaaaataaaaaaaaaaaactaaaaataaacaaaaaaaaaataaaaataaaaaaaaaaatctaaaaataaacaaaaaaaaaaataaaaaataaaataaaaaaaaaaaaattttaaaataaataaataaattttaataataaaaaataaaatataaagaaaaaaaataaaaaaaggaataatTACTTAGCAATTTttgctttttattttatttttttatattattatacataaacaaattataatttcgGATAAATGATAAGGATTTATCTTATTGTCGGGGACATTAAATGTAatatgatattttaattattatttttttttttttttttaattttttatttttttttttttttttttattttttttaatttttgaaatttttttttttatttttttaatgttgttcagactttttttttattttttattttttattttttattttttattttttttattatttattttttatatatattaaaaaagaaatcaatagcaataaaatatttatacaataaaaaaaaaaaaaaaaagtttattagaGTTGTtgtccattattattattttttaaacttttttttttttataaaaaaagaatggttagtagattattttcatcaatcGGCGAAGTGTTAGCACCACCACCCGTGCATTCAGAACTTGATGATTTAAAAGCCCATTGGAGAGCAATTAGGTCATTTTATATTGACAAAAgaggtaattattattattattattatttatttatttatttatttatttattatttttacctattctaattttatgttttttttatttttttttttttttttttatttttaaaattcatttaataagaTGATATTCAAAGTTTTCACGAATATCAATTACCAGGTCATTTAATATCAATGGGATTTATTTTAGCAGGTGAAAATAAACAAAGTGGTGATGCAGGTCCTTGTTtagaattctttttaaagaataaaattttagaaacACTTTGTTTATTAGGAGAACACGatgtaagttttttatttttatttttatttttatttttttattttttttttatttagtatcattatcattatcataatcatcattaaataaatagtattattaatactaatcATATGATtactttttatattattttataaatagaaaCCACAAGGTGttagaaaattaattttacaaacaATAACAATGTTATTGAGTGAtttatcattaccattattaccacATATGAGTGTACATAGACCAATATGtagtttaattaaaacaatgaTAAATAAACAGCAACATTTACAGCAACAGTTAAaccaacagcagcaacaacaacagcaacaacaaaaccCAACAACAGTAACGACAGGatcaacattattattatcatcatcaacatcatcaacaacatcatcatcatcagcagTAACAGCACAACAAATTGAGGATGATAGAAGTAAATTGTTACCAATTGGTAGAGTACCACTTCAATCAAATGACGATAGCGAGTTTGTTAGTCTTTTAGAAACACTCgcaatgattttaataaaatatccaAATCTTATTGGATTCTTTCAAGAGAATTCTTTTAAACAGGGTGAAAATTTTATAGTATTTCAAGGTTTATTAGGTCATCTTTGGACTCATGGTTCAATTGGTGAAAGAGCTAGAAAAGCAATGATACAATGTTTAGAATTGATTTCAGAGGTTTCAACTGATTCCCCTGAATCTGCTTTAACTTCTCCTTCATCTTCAACAACAGgcagtattaataataacaacaacaataataataataataataataataataataataataataataataataataataataataataataataataataataataataataataataataataataataataatagcaatcaAGAAGATAATGTTAGTACAGTACTATCaccaaaaaaacaacaaaatatgTTACCACAAGCACAAACTCAACCATTATCTAATAGTACACAATTATATCCTCAAGATGAAAAGATAGAATTTCTTCATCCAGAtccattatctttattaaatcatttaagaTTTATGAATGTTATGGTatgtaataaatattaaaaataattgtaatagttgttataatattattttattttatttattaactttttatttaatttttaaagatcTCAGAGTTGATTAAAACCtataatttattaccaaaaaaGATTCAATCATCTCATTATTCTATATCAGGACCACCAATTTCAACagagaatttaaatattttagagTATTTTAAATCAAGAGTTTCATTTTGTTGTTCACTTTCATATATTAAACAAAATGTTTGTATTctacttttaataataatcatcatcatcatcatcattattattattattattattattattgtttagatattataaaatttatactaatatgtttatttatttatttattttagaataTTGGTGAATATGTATTAAAATTATGGGAGGAATCATTTTTAGCAGATACATTAGGACCAAATTTATTGGATACAGATGAGGGTAATTCATCAACTACTATGTTATATTTAAAAGAgatattaccattattagaGGGTCCAATTTTAGAACAAaccatttcatttttattaggTGGTATTAATCcaattcattttttcaataaaacaacaaatgCTAATAGTTCACCAGTACTTTTAAAGAATAGTAGTTCATCAAATTgtattacaacaacaactactactattaattGTAGAGATGATGAGGATTATTTTATGAAAACAACATTAATTCAAAGAATATCaagtaaaaattttatagttTCAATATCAGCATTAAGATTATTTTCAACATTAGTTGGTTTAAGAGATTTTAATAcactttataatttaattttaattcatctttattcaaattataacaataataataataacaataataataataataataattttaattatcgcggattaaagaatttacaatTAGCACAAAGATCAATCACTAgctatttaaatttatttggtaataaatattcaaatatatCACAAAACTCTAGTGAatcaaatggtaatttatcaagtatatttcaaaataaagtTAATTCACAAACGAATGGGTA
It encodes the following:
- a CDS encoding cell differentiation family, Rcd1-like protein; protein product: MSTVSSSPLSSSATSPINQQQISSNITNDAGDFSQNQPPPPPLDKEALQHIYSLVKDLTIPEKRENALVDLSKKRETVPDLAPILLNSFGTIAALLQEIVSIYPLLSPPKLKALPSNRVCNALALLQCVASHPDTRTYFLHSHIPLFLYPFLNTSSKNRPFEYLRLTSLGVIGALVKVDDSTVIDFLLSTEIMTLCVRIMETGSELSKTVATFIVQKILLDDMGLNYICVSNERIMAFLSVLANMIQQLIDQSSPRLLKHVIRCYLRLTDNPKSKESLRQFLPESLKNGTFNSHLKDEKDFTTKRWLSQLLFLLGDPSQANAFNPNLNPSINTPPNLSAPLSNISAAINQSLSRNLNMHN